The Solanum pennellii chromosome 4, SPENNV200 genomic interval TTCATGTGTTACTGTTTTAAAATACCAATATGTATACTTAtatgttgaatgccttgaatcggacccgttacaaacagaaaggacggggtctcgctgcccggtcagcgagtcggggggtccaggggggcgacgcgccccctggcccgggggtccgggggggcggNNNNNNNNNNNNNNNNNNNNNNNNNNNNNNNNNNNNNNNNNNNNNNNNNNNNNNNNNNNNNNNNaattctgtatgttgggcccaagcctgttagggcgtagcttagcactatatatagacgctatggcaaaccctattctgtaattctgttcttgcctctccataataaaactgctccccctcttccccgtggacgtagccaatttattggtgaaccacgtaaatctgttgtctttgtttttcgcgtttatattttctcgtattatctcgaattccgcacaatattatatttttagaacaTATTTGACGGAATAATTCTCCTTCAAGCACTCTGAAACGAGGATGCACACAACTTTAAAAAGAAAGCGCAATTCATATGTAATGTTCCGAAAGGTCACTTTTAGAATTTTCAGTAAAAAGTTGAGATTCTTAGAAGTTTTATGTAATGATCCGAAAGGTCACTTTTAGAATTTTCAGTAAAAAGTTGAGATTCTTAGAAGTTTTTAGTTTTGGTAGGcttaaaattgttgaaagtAGTTTTTCGAGTCAATCGGAATTTCGAATCTCACAATGAATTTCCGTTACTTTCCATCTACTCGGGAATGTAGAATTTGGTCTAGGAGAGACGTTGGTTTCAGATTTGGAGTGATTTCATGGATTTGAGGTCTTAAGTTGAAAGTTGATGATATTTTAGTCTTTGGGTTGATTTTGTCTACATTTGAGGTTTGAATGCTCGGATCGAATTTTTGTCAATCCCGTCGAATTAGGGGAATTGTTTTTAGGCACGGGGGGTCTTGATTGAATTTTCCGAAGTTCTGAGCTTAGTTTGTCTTTTTAGGCATTATGTTAGTTTATTGGGATTTTTTTACGGATTTCGAGTCAAGCAAATCTCATATTCTTGTTATAATGGTTCCATCGAATTGGAATGTTGAGTTTAGTTAGATAGCATATTTGGTTTGTGTGTACGGGGTTCCGAACGAATTTTGAGGGTTCATTCAGAGACTTGTGCATTGgctgattttatgatgtttgaTATATGTTGTGTTTAGCGTTCGCGAAGGGTTGACCTTTGTGGTGACCTTTACATTAGCGAAGATCTGATCGGGTATGCGAGGTGTCGAGTTTTCCGACCCTTGTGTTAGCTAAGGTCGGCTCATTTTGGTGGCCTTCATGTTCGTGATAGACCCATCACGTCCGCCAAGGGTCATTTTATCCGCGGCTTGTATTCGTGATCAAGTTTAACCTTCAATTCTGGATTTAAGTTTTTGGGTCGATTTGACCGTGTTTTCTAAATTGCTTGATATATGTGTTGTaagttttgaaatcttattgtgacTACTTGCTTAAATAGATTGTGTTGATTTAGATTCATTCGGAAGAGAAAATGTCTAGTGCCAGATTGAGTATTTAGCTCTCAAGGCAAGTGAAATATTAGACCTTTGTCAAAACTAGTAGAATCACTTATTTATCGTGTTGTATGTGTTGTAGAGTAATGAGAATTAGTGATGAGTTGAATTGttcctttttgaatttttcttgatGATAGTAAGGAATTGCATTTTGTTGGTAATTGTTGTGTGTTATATGATGAATGACTTGCGTAGTCATATTGGCCCGCTAATTGAGAAACACTTTAATTGTATTGTTGTGATTTTAAATAGTTATGGAATTGTCATTTCTTCATTATTGGTGTGAACATGTCTATATGCATTAGTTTTGAAACACTATGACGAGATCTATTGTGATTATACTGATAAAAAATGACTTGGTTGGGTGATAGTGACGACGATGAAAAATTGTTCTGGCGAGTGATATTGATTTCGAGGTTTTTTTGGCAAGTATATGAACCTTGTGCATTTCCAATCGATTTTCAGTCTGAGATTCACCGAATGTGTATCGTAGGACATGCATGCATCAATTTATATTACATTTCACATTATTGCATTAGACTTTATGAATGATGATTATTGATTCTATGTTGTTAAGATTATTGATTGTGGAATACTGTGATGATAGACTATTTGTGTTGAGATACAACTTGAGTTATtctttgtatgtttttttatgaAGAGTGGAAACGATTAAAAACTTtgattgatgaacttgataacTGATTGTGGTTGATCTGCAATTGTAGAAGCATTGTTATTGAACTATGTAGTTCTGAACTTTTAGGTTGGCTCATCTCTGTGCATATTATAATATGTGGAGGTTCGGTTAGAATGATTGGAATACTCGTATTCTATTTGCTTTACCTTGTGTTTAGTGATTTGCTAGTTGAGTACTGTATTGTTTGGTACTCACACCTAACTTCAGCACTTGTGTAGATTACGAGCTCGAATCTACATGATTAGTCTTTTTCTCTTCGTCTGAGGCTTTTCTGTGAAAACTTGAGAGGTAGTTGATTGTTTTATCAAAATACGTGCAGACATACTGCAGGGCTAGATACCATTAGACCATaagcattatttttttaaattcctcataaatatttttggattaTGGCAATTTCAAAAGTAGGTTCAATGAACCTTcctttattcaaatatttttggattACCAATGACGTTTATTTTAACTAAAACTATTGGAATGAAATGGGTGGTTGAACTactcaaacatgaaaaaaaagaacatcTATTTTGCATATGCGTTTTTTCCCCATATTAACACtattagaaatataaaagaaaatcaccGTGATTTTGAACGAATTTTTgctataaaatatgatttttacattattttttttactgaaTCAACTCACTAGTAAAACCCGTAACAAAAAATAGATTCTCacaataatatcaaaaaaaaattctaagtttCACGCATGAAAAcactattattttttcaattataaccGATTTCAATCGAATTATTTATGAAACCATTCAACAATTTTAAGTGGAAAATTTAGAGAAATAGTGATTTTTTTGTAGGGTAATGAATTACTAGCCTCTCTTTGATCCCTAACTTTTGAGATTAAATGGTTGATTTGATGTAATTAACTACCTAGTCCAACTAAAATTCCTAAACTTAGATATTATACGGATTTTCATTGTAAGAAGACATCTCCTAAAAACTTAGATGTATGTTAATACATCAACGTGGAAAagtcaataaaatataattatcctATTTTGAATTTCAGTACATGTTATTTCCACGACACTtccataaaatatgtttttctatttGACTACCCTAAAGCCAAGCATGGGCGGCTTTGGTAGAAGCTGATTACAAATTCGATCGAACTCAGTAATTTTTGCTATATTTATGTTAGATAATTTATTACAATATGTgtatatgtatttaaatttagaatccaattttttttggttttgaagTGCCGTTCTAATAATTCagaattcataaaattaaaattaaaatttaactttgCCTCTGATTATTTTAGTCAAGTCTAAGACGTGATGATTAGTATTACCGTTAGCTTTCTGATCTATAAAAGCTCCTTTGAAGGCTTCATTTTAGTTATCatcaaattaatcaaaatggCAAGTTCAATAATAGGAGGGGGAAATAAATTCAGAGATCACTTGAGTGATGAAGAACTCAAAAACACCAAATGGAGAAATGGACCTCCTACTTATGATGTTGTTGATAAGCTCTTTGAACAAGAAAGAACTAATGTatgttctcttcttctttttttagtcatcttttttttttgttttctcacTCGGTGTTCGGAGCCCATATTAAAGCTCTGGCGAAATCCTGGTCGCCTACCGCTGGGCCTGAATGATTTTTCCATGTCCAGAGTTTGAACACGAAGCCTTTGATTAAGGATGAAACAGTTCCACAATttaatcatctttttttttttctggtttCCATTCGGTGTTGAAAACCCACATTGGAACTCTGGCAAAATCCTAATTGTCCACTATAGGCTTGACTCTTGAGGGATTTTTTTCAATGTCCAAGATTCAAACACGAGACTTTTAGTTAAGGATGAAACAGTCTCGTCATTACGaaccttattaattatttcatgtgTTTTGTTATATCctatataaagaaaaatcagATCAATTATTAGTactaaattttagaatttttaacataataatatatagtGGATTTATTGTTTTAAATGTTTAGGTATGGGCTGAAGGATCAGTTGAAGAGAAAGTGCAAAGGCTATTGAAGACTTGGGAAATGGAAATAGTCCATAAGGCAGATCCTAATGAGCTCAAAACTATGGATCCAAACAAGTTCACAATTAGTGTTAATGGTACATTTTTCTCATAATTTCTCTTACTCTTTCCTAAGGGTATGTTTGGtacgaagaaaaatatattgttacaattttttcatgtttaataaatttttagaaataattttctcTAGCGATCTTTTAtcttaaaaagatgaaaaaaatgagtactttaaaaaaatcataaacgaAGTTAGAGATAGagtgaaaaatttatttttatgaatccTGAATTTGAGAATAACAACTATAAGAAAActtctatttgtttttcttcaataaacaaacaaaacacGCGAATCACCAATTTAATTACGTTATGGTCCACATCCATGTGGGaatataatattgtatatatgtaattaaataattttatatgtgattataactaaattttaaatctaatatttatatatttgtagacattgaaattttgtagaACTCTAAAAGATGCGTTCAATTCGAGTTGGGAttctacaaattgtgttcaattcAGATTAGGATTCTTGGAtgctactcaaccctaaaccctagtttatgcctatataaagggtactaaattcccttaaaaggcatctcgaaAAATCCATAAAGAGATCgagatctcgaatactccataaattgatggattattcatatggataggtcaaatctaaatcatcctagttcgagaaatacgccactaacggccctcgaattATGGATAAATCCtaagagagtagaatcaaggaatcaacagaattgtacccgctatcttaatcaataaaatttatgtttcttcatattttatttgtatggtttatttattttccatatgtttaaaatttgttgcaaacaatattttaaataaatttcttgATACAAGCTAAGTATGAAGTATGAACTATGAAATATCCTAATTTACTGAGTTTGATCGAATCTATAATTGGACTTCTAGCTTTGCACTGATATTCCGCACTTATTCTccctattatatattttgaatttaatttatatacgCTGACAGGTCGAAAGGGATTGACACCAGCAGAATCTGCAAAGCTTGGTGGTAGCTACAATATGTTCCTACAAACTTCATTACCAGAAAATGTTAGAATCTACAATCCTGACGATGGAACATTTGAATCATCACAAAATCTTTTCAGATCAATATTTTTACGCGGATTCGCGATCGAAATCCTTCATGTTTATTCAGGACCACCAGGAATTGTTTACAAATTTAGGCATTGGGGTTACATGGATGCTCCATTTAAAGGACATGCTCCAACTGGACAACTTGTTGAGCTCTTTGGAATTGGCACATTTGaagtaattaac includes:
- the LOC107015870 gene encoding pathogen-related protein-like — encoded protein: MISITVSFLIYKSSFEGFILVIIKLIKMASSIIGGGNKFRDHLSDEELKNTKWRNGPPTYDVVDKLFEQERTNVWAEGSVEEKVQRLLKTWEMEIVHKADPNELKTMDPNKFTISVNGRKGLTPAESAKLGGSYNMFLQTSLPENVRIYNPDDGTFESSQNLFRSIFLRGFAIEILHVYSGPPGIVYKFRHWGYMDAPFKGHAPTGQLVELFGIGTFELDKESNKIIKAEMFFDRGELLGGLVKGESNVASTCPFMK